In one Pseudomonas hydrolytica genomic region, the following are encoded:
- a CDS encoding alpha/beta hydrolase family protein, with product MRPTLLALLGFYLLSCLSAWAKEPAEDAPTDSADTPAASERPLLPERSVSDAQTLEQRLDKREQQMLQAGAESFLALWLPANVGEPSGAVILLPGDVENADGAAAVGPLRRKLPDAGWHSLSITLPDPDGDPLPPRTANSETPAPAGDEASDAEAESAANDSPEPTAAPAAPEISPEQRRQAHVERVMARIEAAIAFADQQQAKEIVLLGHGSGAYWAARYLSERKPQNVQNLLMVAAELPAGFAPPLDELVAQLPVATGDFYYKDQASERQAALKRLQASKRAKLPTYIQVAMKALPGNLPVQEEQLYRRLRGWLQLHIRTSGG from the coding sequence ATGCGCCCAACTCTGCTTGCCCTACTCGGTTTCTACCTGCTCTCCTGTCTCTCAGCCTGGGCCAAGGAGCCGGCCGAGGACGCGCCGACTGATAGCGCCGACACCCCAGCGGCAAGCGAACGCCCTTTGCTGCCCGAACGCAGCGTCAGCGACGCGCAGACGCTGGAGCAACGCCTGGACAAACGTGAACAGCAAATGCTGCAGGCTGGTGCCGAGAGCTTTCTCGCCCTGTGGCTGCCCGCCAACGTCGGCGAACCCAGCGGCGCGGTGATTCTGTTGCCCGGCGACGTGGAAAACGCCGACGGCGCGGCCGCGGTCGGACCGCTTCGGCGCAAGTTGCCGGATGCCGGCTGGCACAGCCTGAGCATCACCCTCCCCGATCCGGATGGCGACCCGCTGCCGCCGCGTACCGCCAACTCCGAAACGCCCGCACCAGCTGGCGACGAAGCCAGCGACGCGGAGGCGGAAAGCGCTGCCAATGATTCGCCAGAGCCGACAGCCGCACCCGCCGCTCCGGAAATCAGCCCCGAACAGCGGCGCCAGGCGCATGTCGAGCGGGTCATGGCGCGCATCGAGGCGGCCATCGCCTTCGCCGACCAGCAGCAGGCCAAGGAAATCGTGCTGCTGGGCCATGGCAGCGGAGCGTACTGGGCCGCCCGTTACCTCAGTGAACGCAAGCCACAGAACGTGCAGAACCTGCTGATGGTGGCCGCCGAGCTGCCGGCAGGCTTCGCTCCGCCACTGGACGAGTTGGTGGCGCAGCTGCCGGTGGCCACTGGCGATTTCTACTACAAGGATCAGGCGAGCGAGCGCCAGGCAGCCCTCAAGCGCCTGCAGGCCAGTAAGCGTGCCAAGTTGCCTACTTATATACAGGTGGCCATGAAAGCCTTGCCCGGCAACCTGCCGGTTCAGGAGGAACAGTTGTATCGACGCTTGCGCGGCTGGCTGCAACTGCATATCCGCACCAGCGGCGGCTAG
- a CDS encoding SDR family NAD(P)-dependent oxidoreductase, whose protein sequence is MPSYALITGASSGLGLAMAEALARRGRNLILVARRRDALESIACELAQRFGVDVLFRLCDLSEPLRISGLLHELEQGQWRIDLLVNNAGLGCAGAFLEQDWGREQEQLEVNVLALTRLCHAIGQHMAERGGGQILNVASVAAFQPGPWMSSYYASKAYVLHFSEGLREELRQRGVRVCVLCPGPTRSAFFRAAGMNVSRLESSKLMMSAEEVALITVRALEKNRAIIIPGWRNRLLALSSRLAPRWLVRKLSGRLTRPFTQG, encoded by the coding sequence ATGCCCAGCTATGCATTGATCACCGGCGCCTCCAGCGGCCTCGGCCTGGCCATGGCCGAGGCCTTGGCGCGTCGGGGGCGCAACCTGATATTGGTGGCCAGACGGCGCGACGCGCTGGAGAGCATCGCCTGCGAGTTGGCGCAGCGCTTCGGCGTCGACGTGCTGTTTCGTCTGTGCGACCTCAGCGAGCCACTGCGGATATCCGGACTGCTGCATGAGCTTGAGCAGGGGCAGTGGCGGATCGACCTGCTGGTGAACAACGCCGGCCTCGGTTGCGCAGGCGCCTTTCTCGAACAGGACTGGGGCCGCGAGCAGGAGCAGCTGGAGGTCAACGTGCTGGCACTGACGCGGCTATGTCACGCCATCGGCCAGCATATGGCCGAACGTGGCGGTGGGCAGATTCTCAACGTGGCGTCGGTCGCAGCCTTTCAACCGGGCCCCTGGATGAGCAGCTACTACGCCAGCAAGGCCTATGTGCTGCACTTTTCCGAGGGGCTGCGTGAGGAGCTGCGCCAGCGTGGTGTGCGCGTTTGCGTGCTCTGCCCCGGTCCGACGCGCAGCGCCTTCTTCCGCGCCGCCGGGATGAACGTCAGCCGCCTCGAGAGCAGCAAGCTGATGATGAGCGCGGAAGAGGTGGCGTTGATCACCGTCCGCGCCCTGGAAAAGAACCGCGCCATCATCATCCCCGGCTGGCGCAACCGTCTGCTGGCGTTGAGTTCGCGCCTGGCACCACGCTGGCTGGTGCGCAAGCTCAGCGGCCGTCTGACACGCCCCTTCACCCAAGGCTGA
- the trpE gene encoding anthranilate synthase component I, with protein sequence MTHEEFLRLAAEGYNRIPLACETLVDFDTPLSIYLKLADAPNSYLLESVQGGEKWGRYSIIGLPARTVLRVHGHDVVVSTDGVEVERHECADPLEFVEQFKARYKVPTIVGLPRFNGGLVGYFGYDSVRYVEPKLAAGVNPDALGTPDILLMVSDAVVVFDNLAGKMHGIVLADPAQPDAFEQGHARLREILHKLRQPITPRLGVDLSAPLGDEPAFRSSYSQGDYEAAVRAIKEYILAGDCMQVVISQRMSIPFKAAPIDLYRALRCINPTPYMYFFNFGDFHVVGSSPEVLVRVEDGLVTVRPIAGTRPRGASEEADKALEDDLLSDAKEIAEHLMLIDLGRNDTGRVSQIGSVKLTEKMVIERYSNVMHIVSNVTGQLKPELSAMDALRAILPAGTLSGAPKIRAMEIIDELEPVKRGVYGGAVGYYAWNGNMDTAIAIRTAVIKDGELHVQAGAGIVADSVPALEWEETLNKRRAMFRAVALAEQTAVQAQE encoded by the coding sequence ATGACCCATGAAGAATTCCTGCGTTTAGCCGCCGAAGGCTACAACCGCATTCCGCTGGCCTGCGAAACCCTGGTGGATTTCGACACGCCGCTGTCCATCTACCTGAAACTGGCCGATGCGCCCAACTCCTACCTGCTCGAATCCGTGCAGGGCGGCGAAAAGTGGGGCCGTTATTCGATCATCGGCCTGCCGGCGCGCACCGTGCTGCGCGTGCATGGCCATGATGTCGTGGTCAGCACCGACGGCGTCGAGGTCGAGCGCCACGAGTGCGCCGACCCGCTGGAGTTCGTCGAGCAGTTCAAGGCGCGCTACAAGGTGCCGACCATCGTTGGTCTGCCGCGCTTCAACGGTGGCCTGGTGGGCTACTTCGGCTATGACAGCGTGCGTTACGTCGAGCCCAAGCTGGCTGCCGGGGTGAATCCCGATGCGCTGGGCACGCCGGACATCCTGCTGATGGTGTCCGACGCGGTGGTGGTGTTCGACAACCTGGCCGGCAAGATGCACGGCATCGTTCTGGCCGACCCGGCGCAGCCGGATGCCTTCGAGCAAGGCCATGCGCGCCTGCGCGAGATCCTGCACAAGCTGCGCCAGCCGATCACCCCACGCCTGGGCGTGGACCTGTCTGCGCCTTTGGGCGATGAGCCGGCGTTTCGCTCCAGCTACAGCCAGGGCGACTACGAGGCGGCGGTCCGTGCGATCAAGGAGTACATCCTGGCCGGCGACTGCATGCAGGTGGTGATCTCCCAGCGCATGTCGATTCCGTTCAAGGCCGCGCCCATCGACCTGTACCGCGCGCTGCGTTGCATCAACCCGACGCCCTACATGTACTTCTTCAACTTCGGCGACTTTCATGTGGTCGGCTCCTCGCCCGAGGTGCTGGTGCGCGTCGAGGATGGCCTGGTCACCGTGCGCCCCATCGCCGGCACGCGTCCGCGCGGCGCCAGCGAGGAGGCGGACAAGGCGCTGGAAGACGACCTGCTGTCCGACGCCAAGGAAATCGCCGAGCACCTGATGCTGATCGATCTGGGCCGTAACGACACCGGCCGCGTGTCGCAGATCGGCTCGGTCAAGCTCACCGAGAAGATGGTCATCGAGCGCTATTCCAACGTCATGCATATCGTCTCCAACGTCACCGGTCAGCTGAAACCCGAGCTGTCGGCAATGGACGCGCTGCGCGCCATCCTGCCGGCCGGCACCCTGTCCGGCGCGCCGAAGATCCGCGCCATGGAAATCATCGATGAGTTGGAGCCGGTCAAGCGCGGCGTCTACGGCGGCGCAGTCGGCTACTACGCCTGGAACGGCAACATGGACACCGCCATCGCCATCCGCACCGCGGTGATCAAGGACGGCGAGCTGCACGTGCAGGCCGGCGCCGGCATCGTCGCCGACTCGGTGCCCGCGCTGGAGTGGGAAGAAACCCTGAACAAGCGCCGCGCCATGTTCCGCGCCGTCGCGCTCGCCGAACAGACTGCCGTCCAGGCCCAGGAATAA
- a CDS encoding aminodeoxychorismate/anthranilate synthase component II — MLLMIDNYDSFTYNVVQYLGELGADVHVIRNDELSIAEIEALKPERIVVSPGPCTPTEAGVSIEAILHFAGKLPILGVCLGHQSIGQAYGGDVVRARQVMHGKTSPVFHADKGVFAGLNNPLTVTRYHSLVVKRETLPDCLEITAWTQHEDGSVDEIMGLRHKTLNVEGVQFHPESILTEQGHELFANFLKQTGGVRA, encoded by the coding sequence ATGCTTTTGATGATCGACAACTACGACTCCTTCACCTACAACGTCGTGCAGTACCTGGGCGAGCTGGGCGCCGACGTCCATGTGATCCGCAACGACGAGCTGAGCATCGCCGAAATCGAAGCACTGAAGCCCGAGCGCATCGTCGTCTCGCCCGGCCCGTGCACGCCGACCGAGGCGGGGGTGTCCATCGAGGCCATCCTGCATTTCGCCGGCAAGCTGCCGATCCTTGGCGTCTGCCTCGGCCACCAGAGCATCGGCCAGGCCTACGGCGGCGACGTGGTGCGTGCGCGCCAGGTGATGCATGGCAAGACCAGCCCGGTGTTCCATGCGGACAAGGGCGTATTCGCCGGCCTGAACAACCCGCTCACCGTGACCCGCTATCATTCTCTGGTGGTCAAGCGCGAAACCCTGCCGGACTGTCTGGAGATCACCGCCTGGACCCAGCACGAAGACGGCTCGGTCGATGAGATCATGGGCCTGCGCCACAAGACCCTGAACGTCGAGGGCGTGCAGTTCCACCCCGAGTCCATCCTCACCGAGCAGGGCCACGAACTGTTCGCCAATTTCCTCAAGCAGACCGGAGGCGTGCGCGCATGA
- the crp gene encoding cAMP-activated global transcriptional regulator CRP produces the protein MVAITLTPKIKNLDKLLAHCHRRRYTAKSTIIYAGDRCETLFFIVKGSVTILIEDDDGREMIIAYLNSGDFFGEMGLFEKDGAEKERSAWVRAKTECEVAEISYAKFRELTQQDPDILFALGSQMAERLRNTTRKVGDLAFLDVTGRVARTLLDLCKQPDAMTHPDGMQIKITRQEIGRIVGCSREMVGRVLKSLEEQGLVHVKGKTMVVFGTR, from the coding sequence ATGGTTGCTATTACCCTCACACCTAAAATCAAGAACCTCGACAAGCTTCTCGCACACTGTCATCGCCGTCGCTACACCGCCAAAAGCACCATCATCTACGCAGGTGATCGTTGCGAAACGCTGTTCTTCATCGTCAAGGGCTCGGTCACCATCCTGATCGAGGATGACGATGGCCGCGAGATGATCATCGCCTACCTCAACTCTGGCGACTTCTTCGGTGAGATGGGCCTGTTCGAGAAGGATGGCGCGGAGAAGGAGCGCAGCGCCTGGGTACGCGCCAAGACCGAATGCGAAGTGGCGGAAATCAGCTACGCCAAATTCCGCGAACTGACCCAGCAGGACCCCGACATCCTCTTCGCCCTCGGCAGCCAGATGGCAGAGCGCCTGCGCAACACCACGCGCAAGGTCGGCGATCTGGCCTTCCTCGATGTCACCGGCCGCGTCGCCCGCACCCTGCTCGATCTGTGCAAGCAGCCGGACGCCATGACCCACCCGGACGGCATGCAGATCAAGATCACCCGCCAGGAAATCGGCCGCATCGTCGGCTGCTCGCGGGAGATGGTCGGTCGCGTACTCAAGTCCCTGGAAGAACAGGGCCTGGTGCACGTGAAAGGCAAGACCATGGTGGTCTTCGGCACGCGCTGA
- a CDS encoding OsmC family protein produces the protein MKARVQWAGEALFLGESGSGHAVVMDGPPDAGGRNLGIRPMEMLLIGLGGCSNFDVVSILRKGRQPVESCEVFLDAERASEEPKVFTKIHLHFVVKGRGLKEAQVKRAVELSAEKYCSASIMLGRAGVAISHDYEIVELG, from the coding sequence ATGAAAGCGCGCGTGCAGTGGGCCGGTGAAGCCCTGTTCCTCGGCGAGTCCGGTAGCGGCCATGCCGTGGTGATGGACGGCCCGCCCGATGCCGGCGGTCGCAACCTCGGCATTCGGCCGATGGAAATGCTGCTGATCGGCCTGGGCGGTTGCAGCAACTTCGATGTGGTCAGCATTCTGCGCAAAGGGCGTCAGCCGGTGGAAAGCTGCGAGGTGTTCCTCGACGCCGAACGCGCCAGCGAGGAGCCCAAGGTATTCACCAAGATCCACCTGCATTTCGTGGTCAAGGGCCGTGGGCTGAAGGAAGCCCAGGTCAAGCGCGCGGTGGAGCTGTCGGCGGAAAAATACTGCTCGGCCTCGATCATGCTGGGCCGTGCCGGGGTGGCTATCAGCCACGACTACGAAATCGTCGAGCTGGGCTAG
- a CDS encoding formylglycine-generating enzyme family protein gives MQVLKACRSHTALSLAISASLALLVAPQACNGQTLTDVLTGGGMGPEMVVVPAGQFLMGDGSGRGNDNERPQRSVAIDKPFAIGRYEVTFADWQTYAEANKLPMPDNEGWGLSAQRPVIHVSWRDAHAYAQWLSRETGARYRLPTEAEWEYAARGGSQTYYWWGDALDSDETRPRAHCRGCASPRLLRNKTATVGQFPANGFGLHDTAGNVWEWTASRFTQSFDGSETQSAGLLDSSPRVVRGGAWNSGPTYLRSSMRDLKQPHHRDYALGFRVLRELP, from the coding sequence GTGCAAGTATTGAAAGCGTGCCGCAGTCACACCGCCTTGTCTCTGGCGATAAGCGCGAGCCTGGCGCTGCTGGTGGCCCCCCAGGCCTGTAACGGTCAGACGCTCACTGACGTCCTGACCGGCGGCGGCATGGGACCTGAGATGGTGGTGGTGCCCGCCGGGCAGTTCCTGATGGGCGATGGCAGCGGCCGCGGTAACGACAACGAGCGGCCGCAACGGAGCGTGGCAATCGACAAGCCGTTCGCCATCGGCCGCTACGAGGTCACCTTTGCCGACTGGCAGACATATGCCGAAGCCAACAAGCTGCCCATGCCAGATAACGAGGGCTGGGGTCTTTCCGCGCAGCGCCCGGTGATCCACGTGTCCTGGCGCGATGCACACGCCTATGCGCAGTGGCTGTCGCGCGAGACCGGCGCGCGTTACCGCCTACCCACCGAAGCCGAGTGGGAGTACGCGGCGCGTGGCGGCAGCCAGACCTATTACTGGTGGGGCGACGCACTGGACAGTGATGAAACCCGGCCCCGCGCGCACTGCCGCGGTTGCGCCAGCCCTCGCCTGCTGCGTAACAAGACGGCTACAGTGGGCCAGTTTCCGGCCAACGGCTTCGGCCTGCACGATACCGCCGGCAACGTCTGGGAATGGACGGCTTCGCGCTTCACGCAGAGCTTCGATGGCAGCGAAACGCAAAGCGCCGGCCTGCTCGACAGCAGCCCGCGGGTGGTTCGCGGTGGCGCCTGGAACAGCGGCCCGACCTACCTGCGCAGCAGCATGCGCGACCTCAAGCAGCCGCATCACCGCGACTATGCCCTGGGTTTTCGCGTGCTGCGCGAATTGCCCTGA
- the rpe gene encoding ribulose-phosphate 3-epimerase codes for MQPFAIAPSILSADFARLGEEVDNVLAAGADIVHFDVMDNHYVPNLTIGPMVCAALRKYGITAPIDAHLMVKPVDRIIGDFIEAGASYITFHPEASEHIDRSLQLIKSGGAKAGLVFNPATPLDVLKYVMDKVDMILLMSVNPGFGGQKFIPGTLDKLREARALIDASGREIRLEIDGGVNVQNIREIAEAGADTFVAGSAIFNQPDYKAVIDAMRAELAQVRG; via the coding sequence ATGCAACCCTTCGCCATCGCCCCGTCGATCCTTTCCGCCGACTTCGCCCGCCTGGGCGAGGAAGTGGACAACGTACTCGCCGCCGGGGCGGACATCGTCCACTTCGATGTCATGGACAACCACTACGTGCCCAACCTGACCATCGGCCCGATGGTCTGTGCAGCGCTGCGCAAGTACGGCATCACCGCGCCCATCGACGCGCACCTGATGGTCAAGCCGGTGGATCGCATCATCGGCGACTTCATCGAAGCCGGCGCGTCGTACATCACCTTCCACCCGGAAGCCAGCGAGCACATCGACCGCAGCCTGCAACTGATCAAGAGCGGCGGCGCCAAGGCGGGTCTGGTGTTCAACCCGGCCACTCCGCTGGACGTGCTCAAGTACGTGATGGACAAGGTCGACATGATTTTGCTGATGAGCGTCAACCCCGGCTTCGGCGGACAGAAGTTCATCCCCGGTACCCTCGACAAGCTGCGTGAAGCCCGTGCGCTGATCGACGCCAGCGGCCGCGAGATCCGCCTGGAGATCGACGGCGGCGTCAACGTGCAGAACATCCGCGAGATCGCCGAGGCGGGCGCGGACACCTTCGTCGCCGGCTCGGCCATATTCAACCAGCCGGACTACAAGGCGGTGATCGACGCCATGCGCGCCGAACTGGCCCAGGTGCGTGGATGA
- a CDS encoding AAA family ATPase, translating to MKNDIHDLGLVLDSKVKLVVIESWDEMRVLETLTGLAVKRGLGLHTWSVTEGLQRLGFGGAPVDEAPTLEPEAALRMIKADPQPNLYVMCDLHPFLDDNPRLVRLLKEIAMSEAAHKPTLVLVSHALKLPAEVQRYAARFSLALPSEDELLSIVRDEATRWSERNRGARVRTDNRTLQQVVKNLRGLSHAEARALARNVICDDGAITQEDIPELNKTKFQLLDLEGVLSFEYDTARFADVGGLLNLKRWLAERQAGFLEGKGIDAPKGVMLVGVQGGGKSLAAKAVAGLWGLPLLRLDFACLYNKFFGETERNLREALRLAEQMAPCVLWMDEVEKGLASGDHDGGVSQRVLGTLLTWMAERKAPVFVVATANAIDRLPPELVRKGRFDELFFVDLPDAEVRAEIFRIHLQRRELEPAGFDLAQLAAASEGFSGAEIEQAVVSALYAGQAQQQAVDQHLLLRALQSTAPLSVVMAERLAALRQWADGRTVNAG from the coding sequence TTGAAGAACGATATTCACGATCTGGGACTGGTGCTGGATTCCAAGGTCAAGCTGGTGGTCATCGAGTCCTGGGACGAGATGCGCGTGCTGGAAACCCTGACCGGCCTGGCGGTCAAGCGCGGCCTCGGTCTGCACACCTGGTCGGTGACCGAGGGGCTGCAGCGCCTGGGGTTCGGGGGCGCGCCGGTGGACGAGGCGCCGACTTTGGAGCCGGAAGCGGCGCTGCGCATGATCAAGGCCGATCCGCAGCCGAACCTCTACGTGATGTGCGACCTGCACCCCTTTCTCGACGACAACCCGCGGCTGGTTCGCCTGCTCAAGGAAATCGCCATGAGCGAGGCGGCGCACAAGCCGACCCTGGTGCTGGTGTCGCATGCCCTCAAACTGCCTGCCGAAGTACAGCGTTACGCGGCGCGCTTCAGCCTGGCGCTGCCCTCGGAAGACGAACTGCTGAGCATCGTGCGGGACGAGGCGACGCGCTGGAGCGAGCGCAACCGCGGTGCGCGGGTGCGTACCGACAATCGCACCCTGCAGCAGGTGGTGAAGAATCTGCGCGGCCTCAGCCATGCCGAGGCGCGTGCCCTGGCGCGCAACGTGATCTGCGACGACGGTGCGATCACCCAGGAAGATATTCCCGAGCTGAACAAGACCAAGTTCCAGTTGCTGGATCTGGAGGGCGTGCTCAGCTTCGAGTACGACACCGCGCGTTTCGCCGATGTCGGCGGCCTGCTCAACCTCAAGCGCTGGCTGGCCGAGCGTCAGGCCGGCTTTCTCGAAGGCAAGGGTATCGATGCGCCCAAGGGCGTGATGCTGGTCGGCGTGCAGGGCGGCGGCAAGAGTCTGGCGGCCAAGGCGGTCGCTGGTCTCTGGGGGCTGCCGCTGCTGCGCCTGGATTTCGCCTGCCTGTACAACAAGTTCTTCGGCGAGACCGAGCGCAACCTGCGCGAGGCGCTGCGCCTGGCCGAACAGATGGCGCCCTGCGTGCTGTGGATGGACGAGGTGGAGAAGGGCCTGGCCAGCGGCGATCATGACGGCGGCGTGAGCCAGCGCGTGCTCGGCACCCTGCTGACCTGGATGGCCGAACGCAAGGCTCCGGTATTCGTCGTCGCCACGGCCAATGCCATCGACCGCTTGCCCCCCGAACTGGTGCGCAAGGGGCGCTTCGACGAGCTGTTCTTCGTCGACCTGCCCGATGCCGAGGTGCGCGCCGAGATCTTTCGTATCCACCTGCAGCGCCGCGAACTGGAACCGGCCGGTTTCGACCTGGCGCAGCTGGCCGCGGCCAGCGAGGGTTTCTCTGGTGCGGAGATCGAGCAGGCGGTGGTCAGTGCGCTGTACGCCGGGCAGGCGCAGCAGCAGGCGGTGGATCAGCATCTGCTGCTGCGCGCGCTGCAGAGCACCGCGCCGCTCTCGGTGGTGATGGCCGAGCGTCTGGCTGCATTACGACAATGGGCCGATGGGCGGACGGTCAACGCCGGTTGA
- the coq7 gene encoding 2-polyprenyl-3-methyl-6-methoxy-1,4-benzoquinone monooxygenase: MASERQYSPVDRLLLQADAALRTLLPFSGASSRPSPAIVQAETDLNPEESRHIAGLMRINHTGEVCAQALYQGQALTAKLPEVSSAMEHAADEEIDHLAWCEQRIRELGSHPSVLNPLFYGLSFGVGAVAGLVSDRVSLGFVAATEDQVCKHLDEHLEQIPEHDAKSRAILEQMRIDEEQHANSALAAGGVRFPAPVKFGMTLLSKAMTKSTYRI, from the coding sequence ATGGCCAGTGAACGCCAGTACTCCCCCGTCGATCGCCTGCTGCTGCAGGCCGATGCTGCGCTACGTACCCTGCTGCCCTTCAGTGGCGCATCCAGCCGTCCGTCTCCGGCCATCGTTCAGGCGGAAACGGATCTGAACCCCGAGGAGAGCCGGCATATCGCCGGGCTGATGCGCATCAACCATACCGGCGAGGTCTGCGCCCAGGCGCTCTACCAGGGCCAGGCGCTGACCGCCAAGCTGCCGGAAGTAAGCAGCGCCATGGAGCACGCGGCCGACGAGGAGATCGATCACCTGGCCTGGTGCGAGCAGCGCATCCGCGAGCTGGGCAGTCATCCCAGCGTGCTCAACCCCTTGTTCTACGGCCTGTCCTTTGGCGTCGGCGCCGTGGCCGGCCTGGTCAGCGATCGGGTCAGCCTGGGGTTCGTGGCCGCCACCGAAGATCAGGTGTGCAAGCATCTGGATGAGCATCTGGAACAGATTCCCGAACACGATGCCAAGTCGCGCGCCATCCTCGAACAGATGCGCATCGACGAGGAGCAGCACGCCAACAGCGCCCTGGCCGCCGGTGGCGTGCGCTTCCCGGCGCCGGTGAAGTTCGGCATGACCCTGCTGTCGAAGGCCATGACCAAGAGCACCTACCGCATCTGA
- the trpC gene encoding indole-3-glycerol phosphate synthase TrpC has protein sequence MSVPTVLEKIVARKFEEVAARRVQVSLAELEAAARAADAPRGFARALLEQAARKQPAVIAEIKKASPSKGVLRADFVPADIARSYEAGGATCLSVLTDIDFFQGADEYLQQARAACALPVIRKDFMVDPYQIVEARALGADCVLLIVSCLDDVRMAELAAVAKDVGLDVLVEVHDGNELERALNTLDTPLVGINNRNLHTFEVSLETTLDLLPRIPRERLVVTESGILNRADVELMEISEVYAFLVGEAFMRAESPGAELQRLFFPERGRPTVVGKDPE, from the coding sequence GTGAGCGTGCCAACCGTACTGGAGAAGATCGTCGCCCGTAAGTTCGAGGAAGTGGCCGCGCGCCGCGTCCAGGTCAGCCTCGCCGAACTGGAAGCGGCCGCCCGCGCCGCCGATGCGCCGCGCGGCTTTGCCCGGGCGCTGCTGGAGCAGGCGGCGCGCAAGCAGCCGGCGGTGATTGCCGAGATCAAGAAGGCCTCGCCGAGCAAGGGCGTGCTGCGCGCCGACTTCGTGCCCGCCGATATTGCCCGCAGCTACGAGGCCGGCGGTGCCACCTGCCTGTCGGTGCTGACCGATATCGATTTCTTCCAGGGTGCCGATGAATACCTGCAGCAGGCTCGCGCCGCCTGCGCGCTGCCGGTGATCCGCAAGGATTTCATGGTCGATCCCTACCAGATCGTCGAGGCCCGCGCCCTCGGCGCCGATTGCGTGCTGCTGATCGTGTCCTGCCTGGATGACGTGCGCATGGCCGAACTGGCCGCGGTGGCCAAGGATGTCGGCCTCGACGTGCTGGTGGAGGTACATGATGGCAACGAACTGGAGCGCGCGCTCAATACTCTGGATACGCCGCTGGTGGGGATCAACAACCGTAACCTGCACACCTTCGAGGTCAGTCTGGAAACCACTCTGGACCTGCTGCCGCGCATTCCGCGTGAGCGCCTGGTGGTGACCGAGAGTGGCATTCTCAACCGCGCCGATGTCGAGCTGATGGAGATCAGCGAGGTGTATGCCTTCCTGGTTGGCGAGGCCTTCATGCGGGCTGAGAGCCCCGGGGCCGAGCTGCAGCGTTTGTTCTTTCCCGAGCGTGGGCGGCCGACGGTGGTCGGCAAGGACCCCGAGTAA
- the trpD gene encoding anthranilate phosphoribosyltransferase, with protein sequence MNIKEALGRIVAQLDLTTEEMQAVMREIMTGQCTDAQIGAFLMGMRMKSETIDEIVGAASVMRELAAPVVIDAERLVDTCGTGGDGMNIFNVSTAAAFVVAAAGGKVAKHGNRAVSGKSGSADLLEAAGVYLGLKPEQVARCVESVGVGFMFAPSHHGAMKHAIGPRRELGLRTLFNMLGPMTNPAGARHQVIGVFSQALCRPMAEVLQRLGSEHVLVVHAQDGLDEISLAAPTFVAELKDGKISEYRIQPEDFAIKSQSLIGLTVDNAEQSLELIRDALGRRKTENGQKAADMIVLNAGAALYAADHASSLREGVQLAHDALHTGLAREKLEELVSFTAVFKQENEG encoded by the coding sequence ATGAATATCAAGGAAGCTCTGGGCCGGATCGTCGCCCAGCTCGATCTAACTACCGAGGAAATGCAGGCGGTGATGCGCGAAATCATGACCGGCCAGTGCACCGACGCGCAGATCGGCGCCTTCCTCATGGGCATGCGCATGAAGAGCGAGACCATCGACGAGATCGTCGGTGCCGCCAGCGTGATGCGCGAGCTGGCCGCTCCGGTGGTCATCGACGCCGAGCGCCTGGTCGACACCTGCGGCACCGGCGGCGATGGCATGAATATCTTCAACGTCTCCACCGCGGCGGCCTTCGTCGTCGCGGCGGCCGGCGGCAAGGTGGCCAAGCACGGCAACCGCGCAGTCTCCGGCAAGAGCGGCAGTGCCGATCTGCTGGAAGCGGCCGGCGTCTACCTGGGGCTCAAGCCCGAGCAGGTGGCGCGCTGCGTCGAGAGCGTGGGCGTCGGCTTCATGTTCGCGCCGTCTCATCACGGGGCGATGAAGCACGCCATCGGCCCGCGCCGCGAGCTGGGCCTGCGCACCCTCTTCAACATGCTCGGCCCGATGACCAACCCGGCTGGTGCCAGGCATCAGGTCATCGGCGTGTTCAGCCAGGCGTTGTGTCGGCCGATGGCCGAAGTGCTGCAGCGCCTGGGTAGCGAGCATGTATTGGTGGTGCACGCGCAGGATGGCCTGGACGAGATCAGCCTGGCCGCGCCTACCTTCGTCGCCGAGCTCAAGGACGGCAAGATCAGCGAGTACCGCATCCAGCCCGAGGATTTCGCCATCAAGAGTCAGAGCCTGATCGGCCTGACCGTCGACAACGCCGAGCAGTCGCTGGAACTGATCCGCGACGCGCTGGGGCGGCGCAAGACCGAGAATGGTCAGAAGGCCGCCGACATGATCGTGCTCAATGCAGGCGCTGCACTGTACGCCGCTGACCATGCCAGTAGTCTGCGCGAAGGCGTGCAGCTGGCCCACGATGCCTTGCACACCGGGCTGGCGCGCGAGAAGCTGGAGGAGCTGGTGTCCTTTACCGCGGTATTCAAACAGGAGAACGAAGGGTGA